A single region of the Malus sylvestris chromosome 8, drMalSylv7.2, whole genome shotgun sequence genome encodes:
- the LOC126631021 gene encoding cytochrome P450 736A117-like codes for MVELMKLITETLCLLHPFSFKYFLLVAIFLILIYKWSFTSTPNSSPPSPRKLPVIGNLHQLGLYPHRSLRALAQRHGSLMMLHFGSMPVLVVSSAEAASEVIKTHDITFSDRPKITFFKKLLYDFKDVASAPYGEYWRQVKSICVLNLLSSKKVRSFRAVREEEVKSMINNIMKQSTSTTSSVFNLSDIFLTLTNDVICRITVGTKYNDGGENGKMFKGLSVEFTEIMSRINIGDYIPWLSWFSRLNGLDAKQDDLAKRYDDFLETVVQEHMDGDHVRNEDEKDLVDVLLSLQKENVLAIPIDRVCIKAITMDLFTAGTDTISTALEWTMSELLRHPRVMKKLQNEVRGIVGNKTDLTEDDLVGMHYLKAVIKETLRLHPPLPLLVPRMTSQDVKISGYDIKANTQVIVNAWQIGRDPKSYNNPEEYEPERFLSNDIDYKGTDYELIPFGAGRRRCPGIQFAAAVKEIVLASLVHKFDWALPGGARGEDLDMTESPGGTVHKKYPLKVVAIPYSC; via the exons atggtggaGCTGATGAAACTAATAACTGAAACCCTATGCTTATTGCACCCATTTTCCTTCAAATATTTCTTGCTGGTGGCCATTTTCCTCATCCTCATATACAAATGGTCATTCACCTCCACCCCAAACTCATCGCCACCTTCTCCGCGAAAGTTGCCTGTCATCGGAAACCTTCACCAACTAGGGTTGTACCCTCATCGCTCACTTCGAGCTTTAGCTCAACGCCACGGGTCTCTCATGATGCTCCATTTCGGAAGCATGCCAGTCCTCGTGGTCTCGTCGGCTGAGGCTGCCTCCGAGGTCATCAAGACCCATGACATCACATTCTCCGACAGACCCAagatcaccttctttaagaaattGCTCTACGACTTCAAAGACGTGGCATCGGCGCCATATGGCGAGTACTGGAGGCAGGTCAAGAGCATATGTGTGTTAAATCTTCTGAGCAGCAAAAAGGTTCGCTCTTTTCGCGCTGTGAGAGAAGAGGAAGTCAAATCCATGATCAACAACATCATGAAGCAATCGACATCAACTACATCGTCAGTTTTTAATTTAAGCGATATCTTTCTGACACTTACTAATGATGTTATCTGTAGAATTACAGTCGGGACCAAGTACAACGATGGTGGCGAAAATGGGAAGATGTTTAAGGGGCTTTCCGTGGAGTTCACTGAGATCATGTCACGCATCAATATTGGTGACTATATCCCATGGCTTTCTTGGTTCTCACGTCTCAATGGTTTGGATGCCAAACAAGACGATCTCGCTAAACGATATGATGACTTCTTAGAGACCGTTGTTCAAGAGCATATGGATGGCGATCATGTCAGGAACGAGGACGAAAAGGATCTTGTGGACGTTTTGCTTTCCCTTCAGAAAGAAAACGTGCTTGCCATTCCTATTGATCGAGTTTGCATCAAAGCTATTACCATG GATCTGTTTACGGCTGGCACTGATACGATATCTACAGCCCTAGAGTGGACAATGTCTGAGCTTTTAAGGCATCCCAGAGTGATGAAAAAATTGCAGAACGAGGTACGGGGAATAGTCGGCAACAAAACAGACTTAACAGAGGATGATTTAGTCGGAATGCACTACCTGAAGGCCGTGATTAAGGAGACTCTTCGCTTACATCCTCCACTTCCGCTACTGGTGCCCAGGATGACAAGCCAAGATGTTAAAATAAGCGGTTACGACATTAAGGCCAACACGCAAGTTATTGTGAATGCATGGCAGATTGGAAGAGATCCCAAGTCATACAACAACCCAGAGGAGTACGAGCCGGAAAGGTTCTTGAGTAATGACATAGATTATAAAGGGACTGACTACGAATTAATTCCGTTTGGGGCTGGCAGACGGCGTTGCCCCGGAATTCAGTTTGCTGCGGCTGTTAAAGAGATTGTTTTGGCAAGTTTAGTGCACAAGTTTGATTGGGCATTGCCTGGTGGGGCAAGAGGTGAGGACCTAGACATGACCGAATCCCCGGGTGGGACTGTCCATAAAAAATATCCTCTTAAAGTCGTAGCTATTCCATATTCTTGCTGA